The Apium graveolens cultivar Ventura chromosome 6, ASM990537v1, whole genome shotgun sequence genome contains a region encoding:
- the LOC141665801 gene encoding protein FAR1-RELATED SEQUENCE 5-like codes for MRKSTKKMGSKGILLAKYVVCNRAGTPYQNRSKILDDNGFEVTKPRRKITSRRCNFKAQIILKPAGQGFVFMGFIEEHNHPLATRDARIFLRCNRNLSVANQNFIMDSSKENVGVVKCHAIAKEMMGSYEDICATVNDFKNFSRDVKVRIGPHDADMILEKFKLKETSNNKIYYDYKVYRDGHLTGLFWTDAIGQANFDVFGDMVSFDPTFRTNKYVFQFNNFI; via the coding sequence ATGCGGAAGTCTACAAAGAAAATGGGCTCAAAAGGAATATTGTTGGCTAAATACGTTGTATGTAACAGGGCTGGCACCCCTTATCAGAACAGGTCCAAAATTTTAGATGATAATGGTTTCGAGGTAACGAAACCACGGAGGAAAATAACATCTCGTAGATGCAATTTCAAGGCACAAATTATTTTGAAACCTGCAGGACAAGGTTTTGTGTTTATGGGTTTTATTGAGGAACATAATCATCCTCTAGCAACAAGAGATGCTAGAATATTTTTACGCTGTAATAGGAATTTGTCAGTTGCTAATCAGAATTTTATTATGGACTCTTCAAAAGAAAACGTAGGTGTAGTAAAATGCCATGCTATAGCGAAGGAAATGATGGGTTCGTATGAAGATATATGTGCAACTGTTAAtgattttaagaatttttctaggGATGTAAAAGTTCGTATTGGACCCCACGATGCTGATATGATTTTGGAAAAATTCAAGTTGAAGGAGACCTCTAACAACAAAATTTACTACGATTATAAAGTTTATAGAGATGGTCATTTGACTGGACTTTTTTGGACGGATGCAATAGGTCAAGCAAATTTTGATGTATTTGGTGACATGGTCTCATTCGACCCTACTTTTCGGACGAACAAGTATGTTTTTCAGTTTAACAATTTTATATAG
- the LOC141664104 gene encoding uncharacterized protein LOC141664104, with the protein MEKINIRRRPGSRADCLNFIRKSFDEAKFKDLTSGLDRIFYEESKGGSHRACLRLRLGKETGVIFDKVLKFPNYTVYQKLVVTSPRSSSSLSRTLNCQNTCSSINMSLHDQRDKYGARRVDIELQKLDLDDREYAAIMYELNCDAVKREFFLNRKEEGKRGYVIRMLKMVIEMFPSVQLDCRGIPNQFGHSKDYYSRLEVNTKKT; encoded by the exons ATGGAGAAGATTAATATCAGGCGCAGGCCTGGTAGTCGAGCTGATTGCTTAAATTTCATCAGAAAGTCCTTTGATGAAGCCAAATTTAAAGATTTGACCAGCGGGCTTGACCGAATTTTTTATGAGGAATCAAAAGGG GGATCACACCGTGCATGTTTAAGGTTGAGACTTGGTAAAGAGACGGGCGTCATATTTGACAAAGTGTTAAAGTTTCCTAATTATACTGTGTACCAAAAGCTAGTTGTGACTTCTCCAAGGAGTTCGAGTAGTCTTAGTAGAACTTTGAATTGTCAGAATACTTGCAGTAGTATCAACATGTCTCTGCATGATCAAAGAGATAAATACGGAGCGAGAAGAGTGGATATAGAATTACAGAAACTCGACTTGGACGACAGAGAGTATGCAGCTATCATGTACGAGCTCAATTGTGATGCTGTTAAGCGGGAATTCTTTTTAAATAGAAAGGAAGAAGGAAAAAGAGGCTATGTGATACGAATGCTCAA AATGGTGATAGAGATGTTTCCTTCTGTGCAACTTGACTGTCGTGGCATTCCTAATCAATTTGGCCATTCCAAGGACTATTACAGTAGGTTAGAAGTGAATACAAAGAAGACTTAG